One Carassius auratus strain Wakin chromosome 44, ASM336829v1, whole genome shotgun sequence genomic window carries:
- the LOC113062038 gene encoding zinc finger MYM-type protein 4-like isoform X2: MSAAGDFVASEDSKGYLDMYQEEDMAQCSEELVITKVEDTNEMALEQNEDYIGITEADGPEDSQTQRAKDIKCRTMESSAVMADDKRVKATQPSVIMPLKIKDEPMDEECKKAQHSPMGNIKDDEDFDQTPDDVKIKGAPVGIPEKPPSIPAKSIHTLKRHGVLCAACNKVMLKGHTAFQRSGSSRLYCSPQCLCGSKKKTCHCCLKEICDENIKIALVDMSGTVKEFCSQKCRNALNFKCSVCQKKGVTHSHEVNYMGSIHKLCSDSCFSQFRSSNKLNMNSCVNCGGYCYGIDGQCPSLWMEDRVMKFCSQNCLTAYKKRSLKLVTCKMCHALRPAADAVDSPNSEGIRELFCSTSCVMASKVQTGSSSDVAVECNNCKLKLVPQYHISMLDGSVQNFCSYSCVLAYQESLSKTKPKMAVKTVTSTSSNASTPNPSSSDSSSSVETSTTSGPVQTVTKIPCFQCLSSFFHRPELLEFRRKMYAFCGDTCIDEFRRIYRMEARCEYCKLDKTLKIVRRINKVDHSFCSERCKTHFENSLFKRWGKKRCCNCFYCNSTSKTVVTDVFDGKQEEFCGKDCLLKHNLLIRQEIKCSMCKQMRKMTETVKWLGEMKHFCSLRCLMFFCSLQGITGAVIKATSKSLAKQGVAPVSSAVPRSTKEGTQPIAKVASLSSASNEQPGVLGSTNPKGSVPVNVTGNRQAVKASGLLSKTPNDDKELPYKSMSKNKATSCKPNICDAETQIDGTPKVIVLPVPVPVYVPVPMHLYTQYIPQSVGLPLPVPVPLFFPTTLDSAEHIVKTIQEIKEKIPDDPLEADLLMMAEMVAEDAEEEKQISSSDQTGSIMEGLDLEDLSSNLSWEEDSVSSAQTQDQTPEPEKKPPSRSATLTPVSTAAEEPQMDLEADFPIERIELFRKQMQKEINSGKQRSRKRGHDGLLEKKQDSKCASATQNSLSKLQHEYGVQAWKKWVRWRNAQPNMETLKFSLRSMTLKEDLLKCCTAELSYGLCKFISEVRRPNGEKYSPDSIFYLCLGIQKYLFEKNRMENIFADVFYAKFCQELTNILRGWKPIILSSGYVHSRVEEYHLWDCKQLGAFSPGVLLNTLLYFFTKYFNFKTVEQHRRISFGHIKRYSRGQANNKVSFLRFYPPKEDTSTDGVPLKKKEAEQQRVLKIRQNSDNPLRCPVKLYEFYLLKCSPGIRHDTTQFYLSPERSCVPSSPTWFSTTSLSDEALDSMLTRILTVRELYLERDQSPNETDSDSDSDFTQF; the protein is encoded by the exons ATGTCTGCAGCAGGTGACTTTGTGGCCAGTGAGGATTCCAAAGGATATCTGGACATGTACCAGGAAGAGGACATGGCCCAGTGTTCAGAAGAGCTTGTGATCACTAAAGTTGAGGACACTAATGAAATGGCACTGGAACAGAATGAGGATTACATTGGGATAACGGAAGCGGATGGACCAGAAGATTCAC AAACACAGAGAGCCAAAGACATAAAATGCCGGACTATGGAATCGTCTGCTGTAATG GCTGATGACAAAAGAGTTAAAGCAACCCAGCCCTCTGTCATAATGCCTTTGAAGATCAAGGATGAACCTATGGATGAGGAGTGCAAGAAAGCTCAACATTCCCCAATGGGTAACATCAAGGATGATGAG GATTTTGACCAAACACCAGATGATGTCAAGATAAAAG GAGCTCCAGTAGGCATCCCAGAAAAGCCACCATCAATCCCAGCTAAATCCATTCATACTTTAAAACGACATGGTGTGTTGTGCGCAGCCTGTAATAAGGTCATGCTGAAGGGTCATACAGCATTCCAGCGTAGTGGCTCTTCTAGACTTTACTGCTCACCTCAATGTCTCTGCGGCTCCAAGAAGAAAACATGTCACTGCTGCCTGAA agaGATTTGTGATGAGAATATCAAAATTGCCCTGGTAGACATGTCAGGGACTGTAAAGGAGTTCTGCAGTCAGAAATGCCGCAATGCTTTAAACTTCAAGTGCAGTGTGTGTCAGAAGAAAGGAGTG ACTCATAGTCATGAGGTGAATTACATGGGCTCTATCCATAAGCTGTGCAGTGACAGCTGCTTCAGTCAGTTCCGCTCCTCCAATAAGCTGAACATGAACAGCTGTGTGAACTGTGGAGGATATTGCTATGGCATAGATGGTCAGTGTCCGTCCCTGTGGATGGAGGACAGAGTTATGAAGTTCTGCAGTCAAAACTGCCTCACAGCTTACAAAAAG AGGAGTCTGAAACTTGTCACCTGCAAAATGTGTCATGCCCTGCGGCCAGCTGCAGATGCAGTGGACAGTCCAAACTCAGAGGGCATCAGGGAGCTTTTCTGCTCCACTTCCTGTGTCATGGCGAGTAAAGTCCAGACTGGCAGTTCGTCAG ATGTTGCTGTGGAATGCAACAACTGCAAGCTGAAACTAGTACCTCAGTACCACATATCCATGCTTGATGGCTCCGTTCAGAACTTCTGCTCTTATTCTTGTGTACTAGCATATCAG GAGTCCCTCAGTAAGACGAAACCTAAAATGGCGGTAAAAACTGTTACCTCTACAAGTAGCAACGCATCTACCCCAAATCCGTCTTCTTCAGACTCCAGCTCATCAGTGGAGACTAGCACTACAAGTGGTCCAGTGCAGACAGTCACCAAGATCCCCTGCTTTCAGTGTCTGAGCTCATTCTTTCACAGACCAGAGCTGCTGGAGTTTAGG AGGAAAATGTACGCTTTCTGTGGTGACACTTGTATTGATGAGTTCAGAAGGATCTACCGCATGGAGGCTCGCTGCGAATACTGCAAGCTtgataaaactttaaaaatagtgaGAAGGATAAACAAGGTTGACCATTCTTTCTGCAGTGAGA GATGCAAGACACACTTTGAGAATAGCCTCTTCAAACGCTGGGGAAAGAAACGCTGTTGCAACTGCTTCTACTGTAACAGCACTTCTAAGACCGTAGTGACGGATGTCTTTGATGGCAAGCAAGAGGAGTTCTGTGGGAAAGATTGCTtgttaaaacataatttgttgaTCCGTCAG GAAATAAAGTGCTCAATGTGCAAGCAGATGAGAAAGATGACTGAGACTGTGAAATGGCTGGGTGAGATGAAGCATTTCTGCAGCCTGCGGTGCTTGATGTTCTTCTGCAGTCTGCAGGGCATCACTGGAGCCGTGATCAAAGCTACAAGTAAATCTCTAGCCAAACAAG GTGTGGCCCCAGTATCCTCTGCAGTTCCTCGAAGTACTAAAGAGGGCACACAGCCCATTGCAAAAGTCGCCTCGCTTTCAAGTGCATCCAATGAACAGCCAGGTGTTTTGGGAAGCACAAATCCAAAAG GCTCTGTTCCTGTAAATGTCACAGGAAAT AGACAAGCTGTGAAAGCTTCTGGTTTGTTATCCAAAACCCCAAATGACGACAAGGAATTGCCTTATAAGTCCATGAGCAAAAACAAAGCCACGTCCTGTAAACCCAACATCTGTGATGCTGAGACACAAATAG ATGGTACTCCTAAAGTAATAGTGCTACCTGTGCCAGTACCAGTGTATGTGCCAGTTCCCATGCATCTCTACACTCAATACATTCCACAGTCTGTGGGGCTTCCACTTCCG GTTCCGGTGCCTTTGTTCTTCCCTACAACTCTGGACAGTGCTGAGCACATTGTGAAGACCATTCAGGAAATCAAAGAGAAGATCCCTGATGACCCTCTGGAGGCCGACCTCCTCATGATGGCAGAGATGGTGGCTGAGGATGCAGAGGAGGAAAAACAAATCAGCTCTAGTG ATCAGACTGGTAGCATAATGGAGGGCCTTGATTTGGAAGATCTATCTAGCAATCTGAGTTGGGAGGAGGACTCTGTGTCTTCTGCCCAGACACAGGATCAAACTCCAGAGCCTGAGAAAAAGCCTCCATCCCGATCTGCCACACTGACCCCTGTCTCCACCGCAGCAGAAGAGCCACAGATGGACTTGGAGGCAGATTTCCCAATCG AAAGAATTGAACTTTTCAGAAAGCAAATGCAAAAGGAGATAAACTCTGGCAAACAGAGATCACGCAAGAGAGGACACGATGGCTTGCTTGAGAAGAAACAA GACAGTAAGTGTGCATCAGCCACTCAAAACAGCCTCTCCAAACTGCAACATGAATACGGAGTCCAAGCCTGGAAGAAGTGGGTACGCTGGAGGAACGCCCAACCCAACATGGAGACTCTCAAATTTAGCT TGCGAAGTATGACACTAAAGGAGGACTTGCTGAAGTGTTGCACAGCTGAACTAAGCTACGGCCTCTGCAAGTTCATTTCTGAAGTGCGTCGACCCAACGGAGAAAAATACAGCCCTGACAGCATCTTTTATCTCTGCTTGGGAATCCAGAAG TACTTGTTTGAGAAAAATCGGATGGAGAACATCTTCGCAGATGTCTTCTATGCCAAATTCTGCCAGGAGCTGACCAACATCCTCCGAGGGTGGAAACCAATTATTTTGTCCAGTG GTTACGTTCATTCTCGCGTGGAGGAGTATCATCTGTGGGACTGTAAGCAGCTGGGGGCGTTTTCACCAGGTGTGCTGCTCAACACGCTGCTCTATTTCTTCACCAAGTACTTCAACTTCAAGACGGTGGAGCAGCACCGTCGCATCTCTTTTGGCCACATTAAACGCTACTCTCGAGGACAGGCCAACAACAAAGTGTCTTTCCTGCGTTTTTATCCCCCAAAAGAGGATACAAGCACGG ACGGTGTCCCTCTAAAGAAGAAGGAAGCTGAACAGCAAAGGGTGCTAAAAATACGGCAGAATTCAGACAATCCCCTCCGCTGTCCTGTCAAGCTGTACGAGTTCTATCTATTAAAATG TTCGCCCGGCATAAGACATGACACAACCCAGTTTTACCTGAGCCCCGAGCGCTCCTGTGTACCCAGCAGTCCCACATGGTTCTCAACCACTTCACTGAGTGATGAGGCTCTGGACAGCATGCTCACACGAATCCTTACTGTCAGAGAGCTGTACCTGGAGAGAGACCAATCACCCAATGAGACGGATTCGGACAGTGACTCAGACTTCACACAATTTTAG
- the LOC113062038 gene encoding zinc finger MYM-type protein 4-like isoform X1, producing the protein MVLTCAYPGCRNLFKSVRLRASTQTGKLTFHRFPTFEPDRLHLWLLALQMDINTPMRLLKVWRVCSEHFSSDDFKSIRGNQVLLKSSAVPMFVSQRAEETVIEPDALSADNSWDIEEEDDEVYYADDFESTSGKQKNPRTSPEQHGQLILNVTNPPTEPSTYLSSSGSYYALPPTRHYQMNDPAEAVLQMEECYDVNANMDSGAYSEGENSGLDYMSAAGDFVASEDSKGYLDMYQEEDMAQCSEELVITKVEDTNEMALEQNEDYIGITEADGPEDSQTQRAKDIKCRTMESSAVMADDKRVKATQPSVIMPLKIKDEPMDEECKKAQHSPMGNIKDDEDFDQTPDDVKIKGAPVGIPEKPPSIPAKSIHTLKRHGVLCAACNKVMLKGHTAFQRSGSSRLYCSPQCLCGSKKKTCHCCLKEICDENIKIALVDMSGTVKEFCSQKCRNALNFKCSVCQKKGVTHSHEVNYMGSIHKLCSDSCFSQFRSSNKLNMNSCVNCGGYCYGIDGQCPSLWMEDRVMKFCSQNCLTAYKKRSLKLVTCKMCHALRPAADAVDSPNSEGIRELFCSTSCVMASKVQTGSSSDVAVECNNCKLKLVPQYHISMLDGSVQNFCSYSCVLAYQESLSKTKPKMAVKTVTSTSSNASTPNPSSSDSSSSVETSTTSGPVQTVTKIPCFQCLSSFFHRPELLEFRRKMYAFCGDTCIDEFRRIYRMEARCEYCKLDKTLKIVRRINKVDHSFCSERCKTHFENSLFKRWGKKRCCNCFYCNSTSKTVVTDVFDGKQEEFCGKDCLLKHNLLIRQEIKCSMCKQMRKMTETVKWLGEMKHFCSLRCLMFFCSLQGITGAVIKATSKSLAKQGVAPVSSAVPRSTKEGTQPIAKVASLSSASNEQPGVLGSTNPKGSVPVNVTGNRQAVKASGLLSKTPNDDKELPYKSMSKNKATSCKPNICDAETQIDGTPKVIVLPVPVPVYVPVPMHLYTQYIPQSVGLPLPVPVPLFFPTTLDSAEHIVKTIQEIKEKIPDDPLEADLLMMAEMVAEDAEEEKQISSSDQTGSIMEGLDLEDLSSNLSWEEDSVSSAQTQDQTPEPEKKPPSRSATLTPVSTAAEEPQMDLEADFPIERIELFRKQMQKEINSGKQRSRKRGHDGLLEKKQDSKCASATQNSLSKLQHEYGVQAWKKWVRWRNAQPNMETLKFSLRSMTLKEDLLKCCTAELSYGLCKFISEVRRPNGEKYSPDSIFYLCLGIQKYLFEKNRMENIFADVFYAKFCQELTNILRGWKPIILSSGYVHSRVEEYHLWDCKQLGAFSPGVLLNTLLYFFTKYFNFKTVEQHRRISFGHIKRYSRGQANNKVSFLRFYPPKEDTSTDGVPLKKKEAEQQRVLKIRQNSDNPLRCPVKLYEFYLLKCSPGIRHDTTQFYLSPERSCVPSSPTWFSTTSLSDEALDSMLTRILTVRELYLERDQSPNETDSDSDSDFTQF; encoded by the exons atggTGCTTACATGTGCCTATCCTGGATGCCGCAACCTGTTTAAAAGCGTAAGACTACGCGCGTCAACTCAAACGGGAAAATTGACTTTTCACCGATTCCCAACGTTTGAGCCAGATAGACTGCATTTATGGTTGCTTGCTCTTCAGATGGATATTAACACACCCATGAGGTTACTCAAAGTATGGAGGGTCTGCAGTGAACATTTTTCCTCTGATGATTTTAAATCCATCCGTGGGAATCAAGTCTTACTTAAATCATCAGCGGTTCCCATGTTTGTTTCACAAAGAGCGGAG GAGACTGTGATTGAACCAGACGCCCTGTCAGCAGACAACAGTTGGGACatagaagaagaagatgatgaagtGTATTATGCAGATGATTTTGAGTCAACTTCAGGAAAACAAAAGAACCCCAGAACCTCCCCTGAACAACATGGTCAACTCATTTTGAATGTTACAAATCCACCTACAGAACCATCTACATATCTATCTTCCTCTGGGTCCTACTATGCTCTTCCACCCACACGGCACTACCAAATG AATGATCCTGCTGAAGCTGTGCTACAAATGGAAGAATGTTATGATGTAAACGCCAACATGGATTCTGGTGCTTATTCAGAAG GTGAGAACTCTGGGCTGGACTACATGTCTGCAGCAGGTGACTTTGTGGCCAGTGAGGATTCCAAAGGATATCTGGACATGTACCAGGAAGAGGACATGGCCCAGTGTTCAGAAGAGCTTGTGATCACTAAAGTTGAGGACACTAATGAAATGGCACTGGAACAGAATGAGGATTACATTGGGATAACGGAAGCGGATGGACCAGAAGATTCAC AAACACAGAGAGCCAAAGACATAAAATGCCGGACTATGGAATCGTCTGCTGTAATG GCTGATGACAAAAGAGTTAAAGCAACCCAGCCCTCTGTCATAATGCCTTTGAAGATCAAGGATGAACCTATGGATGAGGAGTGCAAGAAAGCTCAACATTCCCCAATGGGTAACATCAAGGATGATGAG GATTTTGACCAAACACCAGATGATGTCAAGATAAAAG GAGCTCCAGTAGGCATCCCAGAAAAGCCACCATCAATCCCAGCTAAATCCATTCATACTTTAAAACGACATGGTGTGTTGTGCGCAGCCTGTAATAAGGTCATGCTGAAGGGTCATACAGCATTCCAGCGTAGTGGCTCTTCTAGACTTTACTGCTCACCTCAATGTCTCTGCGGCTCCAAGAAGAAAACATGTCACTGCTGCCTGAA agaGATTTGTGATGAGAATATCAAAATTGCCCTGGTAGACATGTCAGGGACTGTAAAGGAGTTCTGCAGTCAGAAATGCCGCAATGCTTTAAACTTCAAGTGCAGTGTGTGTCAGAAGAAAGGAGTG ACTCATAGTCATGAGGTGAATTACATGGGCTCTATCCATAAGCTGTGCAGTGACAGCTGCTTCAGTCAGTTCCGCTCCTCCAATAAGCTGAACATGAACAGCTGTGTGAACTGTGGAGGATATTGCTATGGCATAGATGGTCAGTGTCCGTCCCTGTGGATGGAGGACAGAGTTATGAAGTTCTGCAGTCAAAACTGCCTCACAGCTTACAAAAAG AGGAGTCTGAAACTTGTCACCTGCAAAATGTGTCATGCCCTGCGGCCAGCTGCAGATGCAGTGGACAGTCCAAACTCAGAGGGCATCAGGGAGCTTTTCTGCTCCACTTCCTGTGTCATGGCGAGTAAAGTCCAGACTGGCAGTTCGTCAG ATGTTGCTGTGGAATGCAACAACTGCAAGCTGAAACTAGTACCTCAGTACCACATATCCATGCTTGATGGCTCCGTTCAGAACTTCTGCTCTTATTCTTGTGTACTAGCATATCAG GAGTCCCTCAGTAAGACGAAACCTAAAATGGCGGTAAAAACTGTTACCTCTACAAGTAGCAACGCATCTACCCCAAATCCGTCTTCTTCAGACTCCAGCTCATCAGTGGAGACTAGCACTACAAGTGGTCCAGTGCAGACAGTCACCAAGATCCCCTGCTTTCAGTGTCTGAGCTCATTCTTTCACAGACCAGAGCTGCTGGAGTTTAGG AGGAAAATGTACGCTTTCTGTGGTGACACTTGTATTGATGAGTTCAGAAGGATCTACCGCATGGAGGCTCGCTGCGAATACTGCAAGCTtgataaaactttaaaaatagtgaGAAGGATAAACAAGGTTGACCATTCTTTCTGCAGTGAGA GATGCAAGACACACTTTGAGAATAGCCTCTTCAAACGCTGGGGAAAGAAACGCTGTTGCAACTGCTTCTACTGTAACAGCACTTCTAAGACCGTAGTGACGGATGTCTTTGATGGCAAGCAAGAGGAGTTCTGTGGGAAAGATTGCTtgttaaaacataatttgttgaTCCGTCAG GAAATAAAGTGCTCAATGTGCAAGCAGATGAGAAAGATGACTGAGACTGTGAAATGGCTGGGTGAGATGAAGCATTTCTGCAGCCTGCGGTGCTTGATGTTCTTCTGCAGTCTGCAGGGCATCACTGGAGCCGTGATCAAAGCTACAAGTAAATCTCTAGCCAAACAAG GTGTGGCCCCAGTATCCTCTGCAGTTCCTCGAAGTACTAAAGAGGGCACACAGCCCATTGCAAAAGTCGCCTCGCTTTCAAGTGCATCCAATGAACAGCCAGGTGTTTTGGGAAGCACAAATCCAAAAG GCTCTGTTCCTGTAAATGTCACAGGAAAT AGACAAGCTGTGAAAGCTTCTGGTTTGTTATCCAAAACCCCAAATGACGACAAGGAATTGCCTTATAAGTCCATGAGCAAAAACAAAGCCACGTCCTGTAAACCCAACATCTGTGATGCTGAGACACAAATAG ATGGTACTCCTAAAGTAATAGTGCTACCTGTGCCAGTACCAGTGTATGTGCCAGTTCCCATGCATCTCTACACTCAATACATTCCACAGTCTGTGGGGCTTCCACTTCCG GTTCCGGTGCCTTTGTTCTTCCCTACAACTCTGGACAGTGCTGAGCACATTGTGAAGACCATTCAGGAAATCAAAGAGAAGATCCCTGATGACCCTCTGGAGGCCGACCTCCTCATGATGGCAGAGATGGTGGCTGAGGATGCAGAGGAGGAAAAACAAATCAGCTCTAGTG ATCAGACTGGTAGCATAATGGAGGGCCTTGATTTGGAAGATCTATCTAGCAATCTGAGTTGGGAGGAGGACTCTGTGTCTTCTGCCCAGACACAGGATCAAACTCCAGAGCCTGAGAAAAAGCCTCCATCCCGATCTGCCACACTGACCCCTGTCTCCACCGCAGCAGAAGAGCCACAGATGGACTTGGAGGCAGATTTCCCAATCG AAAGAATTGAACTTTTCAGAAAGCAAATGCAAAAGGAGATAAACTCTGGCAAACAGAGATCACGCAAGAGAGGACACGATGGCTTGCTTGAGAAGAAACAA GACAGTAAGTGTGCATCAGCCACTCAAAACAGCCTCTCCAAACTGCAACATGAATACGGAGTCCAAGCCTGGAAGAAGTGGGTACGCTGGAGGAACGCCCAACCCAACATGGAGACTCTCAAATTTAGCT TGCGAAGTATGACACTAAAGGAGGACTTGCTGAAGTGTTGCACAGCTGAACTAAGCTACGGCCTCTGCAAGTTCATTTCTGAAGTGCGTCGACCCAACGGAGAAAAATACAGCCCTGACAGCATCTTTTATCTCTGCTTGGGAATCCAGAAG TACTTGTTTGAGAAAAATCGGATGGAGAACATCTTCGCAGATGTCTTCTATGCCAAATTCTGCCAGGAGCTGACCAACATCCTCCGAGGGTGGAAACCAATTATTTTGTCCAGTG GTTACGTTCATTCTCGCGTGGAGGAGTATCATCTGTGGGACTGTAAGCAGCTGGGGGCGTTTTCACCAGGTGTGCTGCTCAACACGCTGCTCTATTTCTTCACCAAGTACTTCAACTTCAAGACGGTGGAGCAGCACCGTCGCATCTCTTTTGGCCACATTAAACGCTACTCTCGAGGACAGGCCAACAACAAAGTGTCTTTCCTGCGTTTTTATCCCCCAAAAGAGGATACAAGCACGG ACGGTGTCCCTCTAAAGAAGAAGGAAGCTGAACAGCAAAGGGTGCTAAAAATACGGCAGAATTCAGACAATCCCCTCCGCTGTCCTGTCAAGCTGTACGAGTTCTATCTATTAAAATG TTCGCCCGGCATAAGACATGACACAACCCAGTTTTACCTGAGCCCCGAGCGCTCCTGTGTACCCAGCAGTCCCACATGGTTCTCAACCACTTCACTGAGTGATGAGGCTCTGGACAGCATGCTCACACGAATCCTTACTGTCAGAGAGCTGTACCTGGAGAGAGACCAATCACCCAATGAGACGGATTCGGACAGTGACTCAGACTTCACACAATTTTAG
- the LOC113062041 gene encoding granulins: MGTYKRGTVRTSQDHPTSSKTIYTRGDPDSKMVPVLMLLMAALVAADEPMMDLSGPLESDSASVSIIFCDASTTCPSGTTCCRSPFGIWYCCPFSMGQCCRDGRHCCRHGYHCDASSTLCLRGWLKLPSSAEPATKAIQKPQSVPIDQALKWKSETESVHCDGNLYCSTEQFCCKTAAGQWGCCNEMVL, encoded by the exons ATGGGTACATATAAAAGAGGTACAGTCAGAACATCACAGGACCACCCAACCAGCAGCAAAACAATCTACACCAGAGGAGACCCAGACAGCAAG ATGGTTCCAGTGTTGATGTTACTCATGGCAGCTCTTGTAGCTGCAGATGAGCCAATGATGGATCTCTCAGGCCCATTAGAGTCTGACAGTGCCTCTGTTTCTATCATATTCTGTGATGCTTCTACTACATGTCCTAGCGGAACAACGTGCTGTCGTTCTCCTTTTGGTATTTGGTACTGCTGCCCATTCTCAATG GGTCAGTGCTGCAGAGATGGACGCCATTGCTGTCGTCATGGTTATCACTGCGATGCGTCATCGACCCTTTGTTTGAGGGGGTGGTTGAAACTGCCATCTTCTGCTGAGCCGGCCACCAAGGCTATCCAGAAACCTCAG TCTGTGCCCATTGACCAGGCTCTTAAATGGAAGAGCGAGACTGAGTCAGTTCATTGTGATGGAAATCTCTACTGCTCAACTGAGCAGTTCTGTTGCAAGACAGCAGCCGGCCAGTGGGGTTGCTGCAATG aGATGGTGTTGTAA